A window of Cytobacillus sp. FSL H8-0458 genomic DNA:
ATCGCCCGAAACATTAATAAAGTACGGACTAACCGGGGGAATCGGCTATTCGCTTATGGGGGCACTTGCACTCATCTTATTTGGAATATTAGCAAAAAAGATTCGAGATCGGTTTCACGACCATCAAACGATTGGAGATGTATTGCGCGAAAGATTGACTCCACGCGGCTACTGGTTCATGATCTCTATTCTTCTTGTGATTAGTCTTCATTCTATATTTGTTCAGGCTATGGGTGCAGGAATCCTCCTGCACATGATTTTTCCCCTGCCTGTTTTTTCTGGTATGGTTTTCTTTTTATTGTTTTGTTTTTTTATTGGGGGAGCAGGAGGCATGCAAAGAATTCATCAACTTGCAGGCATTAATGTTGTGCTCATATTCAGCGCTGTCATCATCATCCCTGTTTACTTTTATATCCAGGAAGGTGTATATCCTGTTTATGAAGGCATTAAATTATATCATCCATACATACTTTATGTTAAAAACACCGAAGCTATTTTGTTTATTTTCACAGCCATTTTAATTGGCTTTGGACAAGTGATTATCGATCGTGCCTCATGGCAAAGGGTTTTTATTATAAAAAAAGAAAAGCTGAGAATTACGTTTACATTAGCGGGTTTAATATGGGCAACTATTCCTCTTGCATTATCATCATTGATCATGATTATTATTTTTGGAAGAAGCTATGATTCCATATCTTCTTTGTTATTTGAGTTAATAGGAAAAATCAATTCAACTTTGCTTATTGTTTTATTTGTCCTATTTTGCTTCAGTGCCATTTCATCTGCCATTAGTGCAGAATTACACGCTATTGTCACATTAATCATTAAAAATATCGCAGGTATGCTTCGCCCTCTCAGCAATAAAGAAAAATGGGGATTCACCTATCTGTTTTCCGGAGCCATTTGTCTATTATTACTTATTATCGTTAGTATCTTGCCTCCATCCCCTATTGAACTGCTGTTTTTTTTCGGTAATATTTATGCTTCCATGATCGTTCCAATGCTGTACATTATACTAGGGAGCAAAACCTTGCCTGCCCTTATTCCCCTTGCTTCTATTATTGGGACTGCCGGGGGATTTGCAGCTTTGCCTATTACGGAAAATATTCTTACGATTTGGATCAGCTTTTCTCTGTCCAGCTTAATTTGCTTAAGTTATTTCATTTACAATCTATTAAGAACGAAGCTGACTATGAACGTCTAGCCGGGGCACCTTTTTTATTATGAATATATATCGTGTTCATTTCTGCATATCGCTCTCTTCCAGAAAATCCGGCTTAGAGCGATATGTTTTTTATAAGACTGCAGATTTAATATCTTGTAATATCCATTGGCAGAGAACCAGCAGCAAATCCAACAAATAAAAATCTATCCTTACCTGTATTGCGCATTCCATGAATCTGATTAGGCTTAGCAAGAATCACCATGCCTTTACTTATTTGAATTTCATTCTCCAAGTCAGGAAAGTAGGTTCCTGTTCCCTCCATACAAACCCACATATCATCTACATTTGAGTGAGAATGCAAGTATACCTCCTGTCCTGGTTCCAGACACCAGACAGCTCCCACTGTTTTATCAGTTTCATAAAAATAGTTCTTTTGCGGTTTCTCAGGATCGAACTTTGCTATTTTATCGATTTCAAAGACTCTTTCTTCCATAATCTTCTGTATGTTTGGCACCGCTAATTCTCCTCTCCTGAAATTTTTTATAGTTCTGCGTCCCGATTGCAATCTTTTGAGTAGACATATGTTAAATTTTCTCTCCCTACAGCATACGCGGCCTGGTGAACATAAGGGCCCATGAAAATATAATCGCCTTTTTTGACTGGGATCCACTTGTTATCGAGATTATACATCCCTTCCCCGGAAAGGATATATGCTCCATGTTCCTGAACATGTGTTTCAATAAACGGGTGGCTCGCAGCAGGATCGAACGAAAGGATATGAAAATTCATATCAAAATCTAAATCAGCAGGCAGCAGATCTTTAATGTTTACATTATGCATATCATCGTAATTCCTGAATTCTATCTTATTTGCATGTCCTGATATAACCCAAGGCTTCCGCCCTTCAAGAGGTCGATATTTCTGCTTGTATAAAAAGAGCTTAGAATCCCCATCATTCATATTTTCCAAATACATTTTCACTCCCGGCGGACAATAAAGGTATCCGCTTTCCTCCAGGATAAATTCTTTTTCCTCTGCAGAAGCTTTTACTTGTCCCTCCAATATGTAAACAAATGTCTGTACTCCTTCCTGTCCGCCGAAACCTTCTTTATTTCCGCCTCCTTTTTTCATTGTCACATAATAGTCAACAAAGCTTGCCCCAAGCTTAGGAGAACCTAAAATAGAAATAAGGCAATGATGAAATCCAGGAATAACATTGTTCACTAATCCTTCAGGTGCAATTAAGGCATACTTCCCATGTTCTATTACAGACCTGCTTGATAATAAATCTTTTGGATAGCCCATACATAACTCCCCTTTTCATGATTATTTATAAGCCAGTTCATATAACGTGCTGATCAGTGCTTTAACTCCTTCGGCTAAATCAGCAGGCGCAGTATATTCACCAGGGTTATGGCTAATGCCCTTTTTACTCGGCACAAATAGCATAGCCGCCGGAATGGAGGCTGCAAAAATTTGTGCATCATGGCCTGCACCACTATGCATTACTTTATAGCTCAAATTTTTTTCCTTGCACTTCTTCTCAATTATTTCCGTAATTTCAGGATCCATTGGGACCGGATCTGTATCAAGCCATTTTTCAATGACCGTTTCAACCCCATGCTCTCGTGATATATCATTTATTTTTTCTATAAATCTTTCAGTAAAATGGGATATTGTATTTTTATCAATATGGCGCAGATCTAAAGTAAACGCAGCTTTTCCCGGCACCACATTTGCAATGTTAGGTGAAATATCAACCCTCCCGACGGTTGCTACCAGCGGGTCACCATATTGATCTGCCATATTAAGTGTTTCATATATCATTTGGCTGGCAGCATACACAGCATCTCTGCGATATCCCATGGGTGTTGTTCCAGCATGATTGGCTTGACCTTTTACTTCAATTGTAAAACGCCTTTGCCCAACGATGCATTTCACAATACCAACAGATTTTTTCTCAGTTTCAAGAACATTTCCCTGTTCGACGTGGACTTCTACGAATACCTTCAAATCCTGCCGTGGAGATAGGGTTTCATCCCTAAATCTGAACCCTGCCTCATTTATGGCGTCAGAAAAAATTATTCCATTTGAATCTGCAAGATTTTCAACATCCTTTTTATATGCGCATCCTGCAATATTTTTTGAACCCCAAAAGCAATAAGGAAATCTGCTTCCTTCTTCTTCTGCCAGTGAAACAACCTCGAGATTGCGCTCTGGAGTCCCATAATGATCTTTTAAATAAATTAAGGCCAGTACTCCAGCTACAATGCCAAATTGCCCGTCAAAAAGCCCGCCATTTTTCACGGTATCTATATGGGACCCAGTTAGAACGGTCTCTGTCTGATTTACTCCCTTTAATATCCCACTCAGATTTCCCACTTCATCAAACTTTACTTCCAAACCCTCGTCTTCCATCCATCTTTTTAAAGCTTGCTGAGTATCCGTCCATTGCTGGGAGTATAACAGACGGGTAATTCCTCCTTCCGGGTCCTTTGCAAATGAACCCAGCCATTCAAGCCTGTTCACAATATGTTTTGCTAAATTTTCATATTCAAGTTTCCCCTGCAAATTGATTAAGTCTGTCATCCCAAATTCCCCTATCTATAATCTGTCTGCGGACTTTTTGATTTCAGATCATATTCAAAGCTGACCTGCCGTTTTTTAACTTAAGGGCTTTTCCGAGAGGTTTCCCGACAATCCCCTGATCCAAATCATATACAATCCTGCCGCGGACAAGGGTTTTAGTTATCCTGCAATTAATCATCCTCCCAATGTATGGGCTATGCTTATGCCGATAATATAGGCCTTCCTCCTCAACAACATAGGAACGATTTGCATCAATGAAGATGATATCTGCATCCATTGATACTGCTATTTCTCCTTTATTAGGAATGTTAAAACGTTCAGCGGGATTAGAAGAAATCATCCTTGCAAAATGAGTGATTGGCAGCTTTCTTTTCAAAACCGCTTCATCAAACATTAAATCAACGCTGTTTTGACACCCTGTGATTCCTCCCCACACTTCGAAAAAATTATTTGAAGAACTATACTTCATTTCAGGCGGACATGGTGAATGATCAGATGTTAACATATCAATCTTGCCTTCTATTAACTTTTTCCATAGCTTTTCCTGATCCTCTTTACTTCGCAGCGGAGGAGAGCATTTGGCAGCAGGGCCAATTTTTTCGAGCTGTTCAGATGATATTGTAAAATAATGGGGACAGGATTCAAGAGAGACATCCTGACCCGCGCTTCGGGCCTTCATAATTTCTTCTACTGCTTCTGCGGTGCTAATGTGCACAAAATGAATGGGACACTTCGTTTCTTTACCAAAATAAAGAGCGCGTTTCACTGCTTCAACCTCTGTTAAAACAGGCCTTGAAAAGACATAATCTGCAGCAGCTGTCCTTCCCTGCACCGTTAACTCTTCGCCTAATCGATCGGTAATTTGGGCATTTTCTGCATGAATGGATAAAATTCGGCCCAGTTCAGCAATCTTTTTCATCCCTGCAAAAAGGGTATAATCATCCACATTGGAAAAATCATCGGGATTATCGGTTCCACAAGTGGACATAAAGCATTTATATGCCATAACTCCTTCATCTGAAAGCTCTTCAAGCTTTTCAAGATTGCCAGGAACTAGTCCTCCATAAAATGTATAATCAATATAATTTTTCCCCTTGGCTGCTTCTGCCTTTAATTGCAGTGTGTGCCTGTCTATCGTAGCCGGGAGAGCATTCAACGGCATATCCGCATAGCATGTAGTTCCTCCTGCTGCCAGCGCTTTAGTTCCAGTTATAAACCCTTCCCATTCTGTTCTGCCAGGTTCACAAATATGAACATGAGTATCGATCATTCCTGGCATGACATATTGATCAGATGCATCGATAATCTGTTCAGCTTCATGATCAATTGTTTCCGCAATCGCTGCAATTTTTCCATTTATAATGGCGATATCATTCTTTATTACCTCGTCTTTAAGAACCACATTGCCGCCCTTTATAATCAAATCATATATCATCGCATTTCTCCCTTTGCTTTTAATATTTATCCTGTATTTTGTGGAACCTCATAACTGCTTTCTTAAATTGTATAAAAAAATCTAACTATTTTTTTCGGATTCCTTTACCAATTTTTTAGTTTTCTTTACTTCTTCAATTTTTTAGAAATATATAAGAAGACAATTACCAGAGAATGATCAGATCACTCTGGATTTATGCCTTTTTTATCGCAAACTAAATTTCCCTTATAGAACACTGCATGGCGTTCCGCCCTTCTCGCCATAGCCTCTGCTGAACAGCTTGCATCGACAAGGACCATGCTGGCTTCATCACCAGGTGCTGGCCAGATCCGGTTTCCCTTCTGATCAAGCGGCGTTCTGCCCCCTGTAATATATCTGAATGCCTGTGAAAGAGACTTTTCATCCGTCCATCTATACCGTTCAATTAAACGGCCTGCTCTTTCCAGGATATCTCCATTTCCTGTTGGCCACCATGAATCAAAAATATTATCGTTTCCGACAGCAACCTCTACTCCAAATTCACTTAACAGATCAACAGGCGGGATCGCACGTCCAGACGGAAGGCTGGTAACGATCGAAATACGAGCGTCTTTCAGTATCTCTGCCATCTCGGAGGCTTCTCCCCTTGAAACATCACCCAGGCCAAATGCATGGCTAATCGCAACTCTTCCTTCCCAGCCAGCTTCCTTAGTCAAAAAGGCCAGCCTTTTCATTGTAAAAGTCCCAAGGTGACCAGGATCATGTAAATGCAAGTCAATATCTGCATCGCCTTCTACAGCTAAATCCATCAATTGAACAAGTGAGGCTTCAATATTGTTGTCAACAGTAGCGGGGTCGACCGCACCTACAATTCCAGCACCGTTTCTAATAGCTTCTCTAATAAGCTGAGGTGTCCCTGAGCGCAGGAGGCCATGCTGGGCAAAGGCCACAATCTCGGAGCTGGCACAGCTTGAAAATTCCTCCAATGTCTGCTGAACTTCAGCTAAATTCCGTAATTGTACTTCAGGGTAAATATCCACATGGGTCCTAATGTGAGTTGATCCATAAGATATAAGCTGCTTAAGCAATGCTTTTGACCGCTGATAGGTGCTTGAAGACATAGATAACACTGCATTCTTTTCAATTTCACATCGTTCTATGACACCAGATGCAGGAATGCAGGCCATCCATTTATCCCCCATATACGTTTTATCAAGATGGACATGCTTTTCAACAAAGGATGGCAATAACAGCAGTCCGTTTGCATCTTTTATAGGCAGATTATCAGAGGGAGCCTCTAAGTCCTTCGTAATCTTAGCAATGCAGCCGTCCTCTATTAATAAATGAAATTGATCTGTTATAGTACCTGACACTCTATTATTCTCATTTTTGTATCCGCATTCTAATCGCACATTCTTTAGCCAATAGCTATTATTCATTTTCATTCACCTTTCGTGCCCCGGACAAGATAAAAGGGTACCCAGAATGGATATCCCTCTTATCTTAGAGCTTATTTAATTGAAATGTCATTGATCTCTAAGTATCCAGATGGACTTATAGAGAAGCCTTTTACAACTTTTGAAATAGCCGCCATATTCTCAATTACACGAACCGGAATATATACGGATTCTTCCATTTCGATTTCCTGAGTTTTTGCATAGAACTCCATCCGCTTATCCGAATCTTTTTCAGCCCGTGCAGCTTCTATTAAGCTGTCCACTTCTTTATTGCTGTAAAAGAAAGTATTGCCGGCAGCGCCGTGTGAACTGCTATGGAAAAGGTTATATTGATTATAATCAGCATCTCCCGTCGCATTTCTCCAGCTTAAAATAAACATCTCGGAATCACCGCGGTTTACTTGTTCGACAAATGTCCCGTATTCATATACCTGAATGTCCAGTTTGATTCCTATCCCTTTCAGCTGGGACTGAAGAACCTCCGCCATATTGATCCATTCTTTCTTATCCATTGTTTTCAATGTGGATTCAAAACCATTTGGGTAGCCCGCTTCGGCCAGAAGCCTTTTTGCCTCATTGAGATTATATTCGTATGCTTCTAAGCTTTCATGATACCCAAATACCTTTGGCCCCAGCAGTGAATTGGATTTTTTCCCAACATTCTCAAATACTCCTTCCAGAATGGAATCCATTTCAACAGCATGTCCAATAGCTTTGCGGACCCGGGCATCATCGAATGGCTCCTTTTCAACGTTGAACCCAATATATTCTGTACCAAATCCTTCACTGCGGAATATTTCTGCATTTTTGGAGTTTTCCACCGTTTCCATCATTGTGACCGAAAGAGGTTCGGCTATGTGGGCTTCGCCTGTTTCAAGCATGGATATCCTTGTTGTTTCTTCAGGCACAATTTTAAAGATGACTTTATCCAGCTTAGATTGAGTCCCCCAATACTTTTCATTTTTGTTAAAAACAATTTCCTTTCCTGGAGTCCAGGATTCAAATACAAATGGACCTGTCCCAACAGGTTCTTGAATCACTTTCTTTCCATATTTCTCAATTGTTTTTGGTGAGATAATTCCGCCTTCATGACTGGCCAATATGGACAGTAAGGGTGAAAATGGCTCTGATAGTTTAAATTGAACAGTAAATTCATCAACTGCCTTTACTTCTTCTACCATTTTGAATACGACAGCTCTTGGAGAAGCAACCTCCGGATCTAATAACCGGTCAAATGTCGCTTTCACTGCCTCGGCGTTAAATGCAGTCCCATCATGGAATGTAACATTCTCCTTAAGCTTGAACTCCCAAGTTGTATCATCTAACTGTTCCCACTTCTCCGCCAGCAGCGGTTTGATTTCGGCATTTTTATCCCGGCCAACAAGACCCTCATAAATCTTATTATGTGTTACGCTGGCAGCATTGATCGTCGACATAAAATGATGATCTAAATTTTCCGCATCAGATAAACGGGCTATAACTAATGTTCCGCCGTTTTCAGATGCTATTCCCTTGGTGTCCTGACTGCTGTTCACTTGCTTCTTGGTCGAACAGCCTGAAATAAG
This region includes:
- a CDS encoding cupin domain-containing protein; the protein is MPNIQKIMEERVFEIDKIAKFDPEKPQKNYFYETDKTVGAVWCLEPGQEVYLHSHSNVDDMWVCMEGTGTYFPDLENEIQISKGMVILAKPNQIHGMRNTGKDRFLFVGFAAGSLPMDITRY
- the allE gene encoding (S)-ureidoglycine aminohydrolase encodes the protein MGYPKDLLSSRSVIEHGKYALIAPEGLVNNVIPGFHHCLISILGSPKLGASFVDYYVTMKKGGGNKEGFGGQEGVQTFVYILEGQVKASAEEKEFILEESGYLYCPPGVKMYLENMNDGDSKLFLYKQKYRPLEGRKPWVISGHANKIEFRNYDDMHNVNIKDLLPADLDFDMNFHILSFDPAASHPFIETHVQEHGAYILSGEGMYNLDNKWIPVKKGDYIFMGPYVHQAAYAVGRENLTYVYSKDCNRDAEL
- the allC gene encoding allantoate deiminase, producing the protein MTDLINLQGKLEYENLAKHIVNRLEWLGSFAKDPEGGITRLLYSQQWTDTQQALKRWMEDEGLEVKFDEVGNLSGILKGVNQTETVLTGSHIDTVKNGGLFDGQFGIVAGVLALIYLKDHYGTPERNLEVVSLAEEEGSRFPYCFWGSKNIAGCAYKKDVENLADSNGIIFSDAINEAGFRFRDETLSPRQDLKVFVEVHVEQGNVLETEKKSVGIVKCIVGQRRFTIEVKGQANHAGTTPMGYRRDAVYAASQMIYETLNMADQYGDPLVATVGRVDISPNIANVVPGKAAFTLDLRHIDKNTISHFTERFIEKINDISREHGVETVIEKWLDTDPVPMDPEITEIIEKKCKEKNLSYKVMHSGAGHDAQIFAASIPAAMLFVPSKKGISHNPGEYTAPADLAEGVKALISTLYELAYK
- the allB gene encoding allantoinase AllB; this translates as MIYDLIIKGGNVVLKDEVIKNDIAIINGKIAAIAETIDHEAEQIIDASDQYVMPGMIDTHVHICEPGRTEWEGFITGTKALAAGGTTCYADMPLNALPATIDRHTLQLKAEAAKGKNYIDYTFYGGLVPGNLEKLEELSDEGVMAYKCFMSTCGTDNPDDFSNVDDYTLFAGMKKIAELGRILSIHAENAQITDRLGEELTVQGRTAAADYVFSRPVLTEVEAVKRALYFGKETKCPIHFVHISTAEAVEEIMKARSAGQDVSLESCPHYFTISSEQLEKIGPAAKCSPPLRSKEDQEKLWKKLIEGKIDMLTSDHSPCPPEMKYSSSNNFFEVWGGITGCQNSVDLMFDEAVLKRKLPITHFARMISSNPAERFNIPNKGEIAVSMDADIIFIDANRSYVVEEEGLYYRHKHSPYIGRMINCRITKTLVRGRIVYDLDQGIVGKPLGKALKLKNGRSALNMI
- a CDS encoding amidohydrolase encodes the protein MNNSYWLKNVRLECGYKNENNRVSGTITDQFHLLIEDGCIAKITKDLEAPSDNLPIKDANGLLLLPSFVEKHVHLDKTYMGDKWMACIPASGVIERCEIEKNAVLSMSSSTYQRSKALLKQLISYGSTHIRTHVDIYPEVQLRNLAEVQQTLEEFSSCASSEIVAFAQHGLLRSGTPQLIREAIRNGAGIVGAVDPATVDNNIEASLVQLMDLAVEGDADIDLHLHDPGHLGTFTMKRLAFLTKEAGWEGRVAISHAFGLGDVSRGEASEMAEILKDARISIVTSLPSGRAIPPVDLLSEFGVEVAVGNDNIFDSWWPTGNGDILERAGRLIERYRWTDEKSLSQAFRYITGGRTPLDQKGNRIWPAPGDEASMVLVDASCSAEAMARRAERHAVFYKGNLVCDKKGINPE
- a CDS encoding glutathione ABC transporter substrate-binding protein; translation: MKVKKRIGLVILALLIAILISGCSTKKQVNSSQDTKGIASENGGTLVIARLSDAENLDHHFMSTINAASVTHNKIYEGLVGRDKNAEIKPLLAEKWEQLDDTTWEFKLKENVTFHDGTAFNAEAVKATFDRLLDPEVASPRAVVFKMVEEVKAVDEFTVQFKLSEPFSPLLSILASHEGGIISPKTIEKYGKKVIQEPVGTGPFVFESWTPGKEIVFNKNEKYWGTQSKLDKVIFKIVPEETTRISMLETGEAHIAEPLSVTMMETVENSKNAEIFRSEGFGTEYIGFNVEKEPFDDARVRKAIGHAVEMDSILEGVFENVGKKSNSLLGPKVFGYHESLEAYEYNLNEAKRLLAEAGYPNGFESTLKTMDKKEWINMAEVLQSQLKGIGIKLDIQVYEYGTFVEQVNRGDSEMFILSWRNATGDADYNQYNLFHSSSHGAAGNTFFYSNKEVDSLIEAARAEKDSDKRMEFYAKTQEIEMEESVYIPVRVIENMAAISKVVKGFSISPSGYLEINDISIK